In Polyangiaceae bacterium, the genomic window GTCCGCGGTGGCTTCACCGAGCTGTCGTCATGGAAGACGCTACTCTCGTGCTTGCTGGCGGCTGCAGCGGACTCCCAGCTAGCTGTCTGGGCTCGCTGTACTCGACCGCGCTTGCTTCACCGCTGAAGGCGCTCGTTGCGGGCGGAACCTGGAAGGAAGTGGTGGGGCTCGCGAGAATCTCCCATGGCGCGGCGGCCTTCGCGGGGGGCGTGCTCGTAGCCGGGGGAGCCGAAGCATCGGGAGCTTGGAGTCCTGCGGCGTCACAGCTCATTGGCGGGAGCGCCGCGCCTCTCCCTACGCTTGGCGCGGCTCGAGGGTCGCCCACCGTGACAACGCTGCTCTCGGGGGCGGTCCTCGTTGCCGGTGGTCATGGCGAATCCAGTGTACTGAGCTCTGCTGAGGTCCTGAAGCTCACGGTCAGAGGAAGCGGGGGTGCGCCCGGTGAGGGAGGTACCAGCGGCGCCGGCGGCGGTGGGGCGGGGGGCGACGGGCAGGGTGCGGACGCACGAGAATCCGGCGCATGCGGGTGTCGAACGCCCGCGCAAGAATCGGGGCACTCCGCGGTAGTGCTCTTTGCCTTTGGAGTGTTGGGAATCTGGAGGAGGCGAGCAAGATGAGTCGGGGACGCAAGAGAAGTGCAATGTCAGCCGTCGTGCTGAGTATCGCCGCCGGCGGGACCCTTTCGTGCGCCGACGGCGAAGAGCGGAACACGTCGGCGCGGGCGCCGAAGGACGCAGTTCCGGCCCAAATCGGCCTTTCTGGCGGTACGGTGACGGTAGGCGTCAAGCTCGGAAAGTCCAGGCACACGACTGAGGTGCAGTCATTTCGCATCGCCGTCACTCCGACCACTGTCGCCCAGTACGCTCGCTGCGTGGAAGGCGGAAACTGCTCGGCTCCAGGTGACTCCTCGCCCAAGTGTGCAGAGCGCGCGGCGGGGGCGGCGGGGTTCACGTTCGATGTCGAGGGTGCCGCCGATGCGCCGGTTACGTGTGTGACACCGAAACAGGCCAAGCAGTTCTGTTCATGGGTTGGTGGGAGCCTTCCAACCGTTGCTCAGTGGTTGCTCGCGGCGCGCGGTCCGAACGTGACCCGTTTCTCTTGGGGCAATGAGCCGGTTACCTGCGAGCGCCACTGGACGGTCAGCTGGACCAATCCTCGCTCCTGTTGCCGCGACAACTGCAACCCAATCCTCGGCGCCATCACCGGAACCAAGGCGGGAACAGGTGAGCCCGGCCGAATGCAGGACACCTTGGTCGCCCCGGGCGAATTCGTCAAACCCGAAGCGGATCAGCGAGTGCTCGGGTGCGCGCCGCAGCACGACGTCTGTTTGATCTCGGGGCGCGTTCCAGGTGCGATCGACGAAGTCCGGTCGTTCGAGGCCGAGTCAGCGCCGGGCCCGGCGACGTTTCGGTGTTCATGGAGTGCCGAGTAGGAGGGAACATGACGCGACTTGCAAAATTGCTGGTGGCACTACCACTGCTCGCGGCTTCCTGCGCCACGGCGACCGATCAGCCTGAGATTGCCACTCGGGTGTCAGCTATTGCAGTACCAGGACTGACGCCGGTTCCTTGCTGCGCGAAGACTGCACCGAAGAACGTAGTCTGCGGAGTCCCTTCCTCCACGACCGGGAATGTGGAGTCCAAATGGGACGGCACCCAAATCGACCTCGTCGTCGCGGACGCTTTCGCGGCGTGCATGATGGATCCGGTCACGGGCCAGTTTGCCACTGCAGAACTCGGTACGGATTACACAACCGACGACTACCTCCAGCAGATCAAGGCTCACATCGCGCACGCCGCGCCGAAGAACAGCCCTCCGTGGAAGTCAGGGATCGACAACCGGCCATGGTACCAAGCGTGGATCGAGCTGCGCGCGGAACGCCTATACAACTGCGATCCGATCACGCTGGCCAACAACCAAGCGGTCATCCTGGAACCCGTCGGTGTCAAGGAGCGCATTGTCAACCCAACTGCGAGCCCAGCGTTGGACCAGGCGAGTGGCCTGCTGCGCGTCGCAGGCGTGAACTTGTGCATCGCACAGAAGATGCGGCAACTTGCGCCTGGCGCGTCCAGTGGCGAAGCGCTCCTGCTCGGTGAAGCAGAGCAGCGCCAACTCCTCGATACGATTCGACAGCGCGTGCAGATTGCCATGCTGCACTACGCCGCACTTGGCGTTCTCTTTTCTGCGCCCCGCAATCCGGGGGCGACCGGGCTGCTCGCGAGCGTTCAGACCTGGGCCGCGCAGTGCGCGGATAACGCCATCCCAGGTTGCTCCGGGGACCCTCGTGCGCACCTGTTTGCGATGGGGCGAGACTTCGCCGCCGCAGTACAGCTCCACGTTGCGGTTAGCGAAGAACTGTTGTCCTTGCTGGCGCGTAGCCGTGGGGCGAGACTACCAACGGACCGCGTTGGACAGAACCGCGGAGACGAGCTCTGGGGAGCGGGTTCTTGGTACCAACGACTGCTCGCCGCTGCGTTTGGCGGGCAAGCACTTGCCGTTCGGGACGACGGTCCCTGGCTCCACCCGACGGGATCCCAGCAACCCGGCGATGTCCCGTACGCCAGCGGAAAAGGCCTGCCTGGCTGGGGCTTCGACTGGCCGGAATACTCCGCTCACCCGCACTTTCAGCGTGACGTTCTGGAGCCCCAGGTCTGGGAGCTTTGGAGTCTTGCGCGGTCGCATGACGCCGTGCGCCTCGTCGTTCAGGAGGAGTCCTGTAACGCGCTCTTGGAGCAGGAGAGTGCTGACTTCCTATACAAGAGCGTCGAGACTCAGTTGCGCAAGGATACATGCTTCAAGCCCGTGACGGGGGGGCCATGCGGCTCCGGTGGCACATGCGGGGTCGGTTTCAATTGCGACGATGTGACGAACACGTGCACGGGATGCGAGACGTCGGACACCGTGCTCGAACCAACGCTTGCATTCCCCAACGAGAAGTACGTCTTGTGGGAGCAGCACCGCATTACGCCGCAGCACGCCCGTCAACTCGTCGAGTTCCTGATTCGAGCGGTCGACTACGCGGCAGTCCCACCTGCGACTGATATTACGTACCCAGGCCAGCTTCCACCCATATGCAATGGCGGGCAGTGGTGGGCGTGGCCTATGGCCGAAGACAAGTCCATTGACACACGAGCTGGGGCCGTCAACGCGACCAGGTCGTTGACATTTGAGTCGATGACCAGTCCCACCGGGAAGGTGCTCCACATCCACCGCGACGAGGTCTTCGCGCAGCGCTCACTGGAGGATGACGCGCCCAGATTCACTCGCTATGGCACGCAGACGTTCATGGCGCCGTGGGAAGTCAATCCGCTGGTGACGTATGGGTGGGCCGGGCAGGGCCCAATGCCAGGCCTTACCAACCACTTCCGGGACGCTTCGTTGGGCAGCGTTTCTGCGCTAGCGGCCACACGGCAAATGCTCATGTGGAGCATGGCGTACTTGACCGATAAGGCATACACCCAGCAAACGTTCCCCGAACTTCCACGCTTGACGGATTACTTTGCCGAGGGACGCCGCGTCATCGAAACCATCAACGGAGCGATTGGGACTAGCAGTGTGAATGTGCGTCCAGCACTAGAGGTGAAGGGCGATACTCTGTTGGTTGCCGAGTTCGTGCCCGAGCCATCCGTGTTCCTCTCAACGTACTATGTTGAAGGGACATACGGTGCGGATGACGCGTTCTGGCAGCCCGGTCCGGGCGTCGCTTGGGGAGTGTGTGCGGCGCATTCGCCGCTCGCGGGAAACCTTGTCTCGGCGCCAACGATCTCTCTGTATGGGCAGACACTTGAACAGGTCATCAACCTCGCGTACGGCAACCACGAATGCGGACTGGTTCTGCCCCAGAACCCGACGCTGGACTCATACTACGGAGCGACACCGCGCCGGTGGGCGGCATTCATGCCGCTGGATGACGAGAAGACGCACACGATCTTCGCGGTGCGCTTCGACTCTGACGGAGTCCAAGCCCGTTTGCTCGGTGCGAACTTGCGATTCGATGTCGACCACCTGGAAGAAGGACAATACATCGCAACCGGGGGCAAGCTCGGGGGACTGATCCAAGAGCAGCGAGTTGTCACCCCGCACAACCCGGTGCGACCCGCATTTGATGCATTCGGCCTTCCACACGACTGGAGTCCCCAGTACACCCCGGATTTGTCTGGAGGTATCAACTCGGAGGACGCGCCCGCTCAGTACATGAAGCTCGCCAAACAAGCAGCATCGAGCGCCACTGCCGCAGTGGAGAAGGCAGTGGACGGGCTCGTGCAGGACTACGAATCGGAGCAGCAGCTCGCGGCAGACAGCGCTCTCGCGACGGTGGCCTTCAAGGAGGCGCTTGCGGCGTCCTGCGGAGCGGCCTCCGATACTTGCGAAGTGAAGTTGACACGGACTACGCCAAGCATCGACTGGTACCCAGGCGTCCAAGCGCCAGTGCCGAATACTGTGTGCGCGTCGGCACCGGACCCTGAAACGCAGCCGTCGGTGGCGATTTATTGCGTCATCGAAGAAGTGGTGAACGCCGTACTGACGACTGAGGTCCAGGTGGCAAACCCGGTCCTCGCGCAGATCAAGGCGTCGAAGGCGCCCGCTTTCTCAGAGTATGCGGGCGGCGAGCTTCAGACCGCGTTCATCGAGCAATGGACCGCGCTCAAAGCGCCGAGTGAAAACCTCAAGTCGCTGTATGCATCATGGAAGGCTGCCGACGCCCAAGTCGAGCTTGCCGAGAAGATCCTCGAGTCGAAGCAGAAACTGAAGGACCTCAACTGCTCCGCGGGGACGATGCGGAAGGCGCTACTGCAGGGACTCTCCGCGTCGGCTGGCTTGAATCTGGGAGGCAAGGGCGGCACAGGAGTTGGGTTCGGTCTCAGTTGGTCGCCCGGACCTTGGCTTGCTCAGAAGCACAAGTGTGAAGAGCTAAAGCTTGAGCTCCCGCCTGCACAGCAGCAAGTGGTGGTGTCTGCCCTGTCCGGATATGCGGGGATTGTCAGCGCAATCAGCGGGACCACGGACTCGATTGCGCGCATCCAAGAGAGCGCCGCACGCATTCAGCAGATTCTTCAGAGTGCAGGGCTGGCGAAGTCTCGATTCGAACTGGAATCGTCCCTCGCTGCATCAGGCTCTCGGACTTCTTTTGGGTTACACCGGAGGTATCGGGCCTACGACTTGTGGCGCGCAAAGGCGCTGGTCGAGGGCGCTCGCCGCTATGCCCTTGCCGCCCGTAGGAGCATCGAGAGCAGATACGTTGTCGATCTCTCGGCCATCACCGAGCCGGAACCGTTCGTCCAATCGCCATCGACCTGGGCCGACGAGGTCTACGGATACGACCTCAGCCTCCCCAAGGCTGTCGGCCTCGCCGTCGGCACGCCCGTCCCCGGTGGGATCTACGCGAACAAGATCGAAGACTACGTGGCGAACCTGGAGGCATTCACCGCCGGGTTCACCTTGAATCGTCCAAGTGCTGTCGCTCAATCCGATATCGACGTGATCACACTTCCCGGGCTCGCCGCCGGCGAGGCTTCGAATGTCGATGGGCAAGACCTGTACCTTCAGCGCGGGGAGTGGTTCATGTTGTGCGTCCAAGACGGCGGTAACGGTCCCGGCGTCTGGACAGCCGTCAAGCCGACCGACGGGACCGGAACGTTCTGTTCCCCCGGAAGTCACCCAGTCCGGGCGAGACTTCGGTTCCTTCTCGACCCTTGGGGGCGTCTCAACAAGGGGATTAGCTCCGAGCCCTACGACCTCAGGTACAACGCTCGCTGGGGATTGATCGCGGTCAATTTCGTCGGAACGGGGGTCAAGGACTGCAAGAAGGCCGCCGACCCCCTAGCCTGCTACAATGAGGGTTTCATCCGCTACGGGCTGACCCAGACGGGGCCCGCCTATGTGACGGATTTTGGCGGCGCGTGGCACACGGCTGCGCTGCCGATCGGGCGCATCGAGGGAGCAAAGGGACTCGCTGCTGAGCTCTGGCTGGACCCATTGAAAGATGGTTGGAACACCCAGTATGTCGGGGCAGTAAGCCGGACGGAGCTTCAGGTTCGCCCCTTCGGAGGCGCCTACGAGCTCGAGTTTGAAGTCCTGCCGGAGGTCGTGCTCGATCGGATAGAACGCGTGCAGGTGCTTGCAGGATCCTCCTACTGGGTTGCGCAGGAGTAGGTGCTGCATGCGGTCCTGGGCGCAGCGGCTCGGTGCCTTCTCCCTCGCCGGGAGCATCGCCTCGGCGGGAGGGTGTGGTCCGACCGAACCGGGTGGCGCCGTCAATGGCGGCCCGGCCACCGGAGGTGCTTCGGGTGTAAGTGGTGCTGCCGGCAGCGGCGGCGCTGCCGGAGTTCCCGGCAGCGGCGGAGGCGCGGCTGGCGGCGGCATCGGCGGCAACGGTGCAACGGGTGGTGATGCGCTCGGCGGCTCCGGCGGCATCAACCCCGGCGATGGCGGTAGCGGCGGAGCGCCAGACGCGTCGGCGGACGTCGACAGCGGCCCCGTCTCGACCGTCTGCGGCGACGGCATCCGCGGCCTCGACGAAGAGTGCGACGACGGCAACACCTCGAACGACGACGCCTGCACAACGACCTGCTTCGTGAACGACTTCCTGTGCGTCACGCCGCCGGTGAACGATTCGGGCAAGCCCGCTTCAGGTCGCTACCTTGGCGAAGGCCGACACCCGGTCGCTGCCGACGCCGATGGCTTCGCCGTGGCCTACGTGGAGCCCGGGTTCGCGCCGCCGCGCATCGCACTCAATGCGTTCGACCCGAAGGGCGTGCGCATCGCGAGCCCATTGCTCGTGAGCACCGGGACCAAGTCGAAACCGCTCCTCTTTAGCTCACCCGTCGTGGCGGCGCTTCCCGGTACGAAGTACGCGGTGGCGTGGACGGACTTCGACGGAGATGGGGACTCGCTCGGT contains:
- a CDS encoding SUMF1/EgtB/PvdO family nonheme iron enzyme; translation: MSAVVLSIAAGGTLSCADGEERNTSARAPKDAVPAQIGLSGGTVTVGVKLGKSRHTTEVQSFRIAVTPTTVAQYARCVEGGNCSAPGDSSPKCAERAAGAAGFTFDVEGAADAPVTCVTPKQAKQFCSWVGGSLPTVAQWLLAARGPNVTRFSWGNEPVTCERHWTVSWTNPRSCCRDNCNPILGAITGTKAGTGEPGRMQDTLVAPGEFVKPEADQRVLGCAPQHDVCLISGRVPGAIDEVRSFEAESAPGPATFRCSWSAE